A window from Thalassophryne amazonica chromosome 15, fThaAma1.1, whole genome shotgun sequence encodes these proteins:
- the LOC117525771 gene encoding oxysterol-binding protein 1-like isoform X1, which translates to MKFGISKVLTSPSKPQVVMMSEPKSPTPTPGDTYKGWLFKWTNYIKGYQRRWFVLSNGLLSYYRTQAEMGHTCRGTINLATANISVEDSCNFVISNGGAQTYHLKASSEVERQRWITALELAKAKAVRMQTESDDSGDDCSALPPTSGQGGGSRNSEIQSTLRTLSSKVEDLGTCNDLIAKHGSALQRSLSELEGFRAAGDMSEKIRQVTERATLFRITSNAMINACRDFFTLAQAHSKRWQKALQAERDQRIRLEETLEQLAKQHNHLERAFRGATVLPASLSNSASGNKGSNVSVQGDISDEDDENEFFDAIEDPEEFITVPADPKYHRRSGSNVSAVSSEIGTEDQSFDEQSLASNPDSPQSLDVYPVRQRRTRIPDKPNYSLNLWSIMKNCIGKELSKIPMPVNFNEPLSMLQRLSEDLEYYELLDKAAKCHSSLEQMCYVAAFTVSSYSTTVHRTGKPFNPLLGETFELDRQRECSYRSLCEQVSHHPPAAAHHAVSEKGWTLRQEITLASRFRGKYLSIMPLGSIQCIFEKSNNHYSWKKVTTTVHNIIVGKLWIDQSGDIDVVNHKTGDRCHLKFAPYSYFSRDVARKVTGVVTDKDGKAHYVLSGTWDQRMEFAKIMQSSRGENSAEGKQRTVYQTLKAKEIWRKNTLPDGTEKMYYFSSLALTLNEPEEGVAPTDSRRRPDQRLMEEGRWDEANVEKQRLEEKQRSARREREREAVKAAGSPDEADAEETNTETSEVSDESVHHDNYQALWFEKVDDPVSGETMHVYKGGYWEAKERGSWHMCPDIF; encoded by the exons ATGAAGTTTGGCATATCAAAG GTTCTAACCTCACCCAGTAAGCCACAGGTTGTCATGATGTCAGAGCCAAAGTCTCCAACGCCAACTCCTGGAGACACATACAAGGGTTGGCTATTCAAGTGGACTAACTACATAAAAGGATACCAGCGACGTTGGTTTGTTCTCAGTAATGGACTACTATCCTACTACAG AACACAGGCAGAGATGGGGCACACGTGCAGAGGCACCATAAACCTGGCCACAGCCAACATCTCTGTGGAGGATTCATGTAATTTTGTCATTTCCAATGGTGGGGCACAAACCTATCACCTGAAGGCCAGCTCAGAGGTCGAGCGGCAGCGCTGGATCACTGCTCTGGAGCTCGCCAAGGCAAAGGCCGTCCGCATGCAGACTGAATCTG ACGACTCGGGTGATGACTGTTCTGCATTGCCCCCCACCTCAGGACAGGGTGGAGGCTCACGTAACTCAGAAATCCAGTCCACACTCCGCACACTAAGCAGCAAGGTGGAGGACCTCGGCACCTGCAATGATCTTATTGCCAAGCATGGCTCTGCCCTCCAAAG GTCTCTGTCAGAACTGGAGGGTTTTCGAGCTGCAGGGGACATGAGTGAAAAAATCAGACAAGTTACAGAGCGTGCCACACTATTCCGAATCACCTCTAATGCCATGATCAAT GCATGCAGGGACTTCTTCACCCTGGCCCAGGCTCACAGTAAGCGGTGGCAGAAGGCTTTACAGGCTGAAAGAGACCAAAGGATACGTTTGGAGGAGACTCTGGAGCAGCTGGCCAAACAACACAACCACTTGGAACGGGCTTTCAGAGGAGCTACTGTTCTACCTGCTTCATTAAGCAATTCTGCCTCAGGTAACAAGG GGTCTAATGTGTCAGTTCAAGGAGACATTAGTGACGAGGATGACGAGAATGAGTTCTTTGATGCGATAGAAGATCCAGAGGAGTTCATTACTGTCCCTGCTGACCCCAAGTATCACAG GAGATCTGGTAGCAATGTTAGTGCGGTCAGCAGTGAGATTGGAACAGAAGATCAGTCG TTTGATGAACAGTCTTTAGCATCCAACCCAGATTCTCCACAGTCCCTTGACGTATATCCAGTTCGGCAAAGACGGACTCGGATACCCGACAAACCCAATTATTCTCTCAACCTGTGGAGCATCATGAAGAACTGTATTGGAAAGGAGCTCTCAAAGATACCAATGCCT GTGAATTTCAATGAGCCTCTCTCAATGCTGCAACGTCTGTCTGAAGACCTGGAGTATTATGAGCTGCTGGACAAGGCTGCCAAATGTCACAGCTCTCTAGAACAGATGTGTTATGTTGCAGCTTTTACGGTCTCCTCGTATTCCACCACTGTCCATCGTACAGGCAAACCCTTCAATCCGCTACTGGGAGAAACCTTTGAGTTAGATCGTCAAAGAGAGTGCAGTTATCGTTCCCTCTGTGAGCAA GTGAGCCATCACCCCCCTGCTGCAGCTCATCATGCAGTCTCTGAAAAAGGCTGGACTCTAAGACAAGAAATTACCCTTGCCAGCAGGTTTCGGGGCAAATATCTCTCCATAATGCCTTTGG GTTCTATACAGTGTATATTTGAGAAGAGCAACAATCACTATTCTTGGAAGAAAGTGACTACCACAGTCCACAACATTATTGTGGGGAAGTTGTGGATTGATCAG TCGGGGGACATAGACGTGGTGAACCACAAGACAGGAGATCGCTGCCATCTCAAGTTTGCTCCCTACAGTTACTTCTCCAGAGATGTAGCACGAAAG GTGACAGGAGTAGTAACGGATAAGGATGGAAAGGCGCATTATGTCCTATCAGGAACATGGGATCAGAggatggagtttgccaaaatcaTGCAGAGCAGTAGAGGCGAGAATAGTGCTGAAGGCAAACAGAGGACAGTCTATCAAACGCTCAAAGCCAAAGAAATATGGAGAAAGAACACACTGCC AGATGGTACAGAGAAAATGTACTACTTCTCCTCACTGGCACTGACGCTCAATGAACCTGAAGAGGGAGTCGCACCAACAGACAGCCGGCGACGTCCCGACCAGCGGTTAATGGAGGAAGGCCGTTGGGATGAGGCAAACGTGGAGAAACAGAGACTAGAAGAAAAACAACGGAGTGCTCGGCGAGAAAGAGAAAGGGAGGCTGTTAAAGCAGCAGGCTCACCTGACGAAG cTGATGCAGAGGAGACTAACACAGAAACAAgtgaagtttctgatgaaa
- the LOC117525771 gene encoding oxysterol-binding protein 1-like isoform X3: MKFGISKVLTSPSKPQVVMMSEPKSPTPTPGDTYKGWLFKWTNYIKGYQRRWFVLSNGLLSYYRTQAEMGHTCRGTINLATANISVEDSCNFVISNGGAQTYHLKASSEVERQRWITALELAKAKAVRMQTESDDSGDDCSALPPTSGQGGGSRNSEIQSTLRTLSSKVEDLGTCNDLIAKHGSALQRSLSELEGFRAAGDMSEKIRQVTERATLFRITSNAMINACRDFFTLAQAHSKRWQKALQAERDQRIRLEETLEQLAKQHNHLERAFRGATVLPASLSNSASGNKGSNVSVQGDISDEDDENEFFDAIEDPEEFITVPADPKYHRRSGSNVSAVSSEIGTEDQSFDEQSLASNPDSPQSLDVYPVRQRRTRIPDKPNYSLNLWSIMKNCIGKELSKIPMPVNFNEPLSMLQRLSEDLEYYELLDKAAKCHSSLEQMCYVAAFTVSSYSTTVHRTGKPFNPLLGETFELDRQRECSYRSLCEQVSHHPPAAAHHAVSEKGWTLRQEITLASRFRGKYLSIMPLGSIQCIFEKSNNHYSWKKVTTTVHNIIVGKLWIDQSGDIDVVNHKTGDRCHLKFAPYSYFSRDVARKVTGVVTDKDGKAHYVLSGTWDQRMEFAKIMQSSRGENSAEGKQRTVYQTLKAKEIWRKNTLPDGTEKMYYFSSLALTLNEPEEGVAPTDSRRRPDQRLMEEGRWDEANVEKQRLEEKQRSARREREREAVKAAGSPDEAFTEDLIYDSTSKSKYLSVFPCSRSMASVGFQN, translated from the exons ATGAAGTTTGGCATATCAAAG GTTCTAACCTCACCCAGTAAGCCACAGGTTGTCATGATGTCAGAGCCAAAGTCTCCAACGCCAACTCCTGGAGACACATACAAGGGTTGGCTATTCAAGTGGACTAACTACATAAAAGGATACCAGCGACGTTGGTTTGTTCTCAGTAATGGACTACTATCCTACTACAG AACACAGGCAGAGATGGGGCACACGTGCAGAGGCACCATAAACCTGGCCACAGCCAACATCTCTGTGGAGGATTCATGTAATTTTGTCATTTCCAATGGTGGGGCACAAACCTATCACCTGAAGGCCAGCTCAGAGGTCGAGCGGCAGCGCTGGATCACTGCTCTGGAGCTCGCCAAGGCAAAGGCCGTCCGCATGCAGACTGAATCTG ACGACTCGGGTGATGACTGTTCTGCATTGCCCCCCACCTCAGGACAGGGTGGAGGCTCACGTAACTCAGAAATCCAGTCCACACTCCGCACACTAAGCAGCAAGGTGGAGGACCTCGGCACCTGCAATGATCTTATTGCCAAGCATGGCTCTGCCCTCCAAAG GTCTCTGTCAGAACTGGAGGGTTTTCGAGCTGCAGGGGACATGAGTGAAAAAATCAGACAAGTTACAGAGCGTGCCACACTATTCCGAATCACCTCTAATGCCATGATCAAT GCATGCAGGGACTTCTTCACCCTGGCCCAGGCTCACAGTAAGCGGTGGCAGAAGGCTTTACAGGCTGAAAGAGACCAAAGGATACGTTTGGAGGAGACTCTGGAGCAGCTGGCCAAACAACACAACCACTTGGAACGGGCTTTCAGAGGAGCTACTGTTCTACCTGCTTCATTAAGCAATTCTGCCTCAGGTAACAAGG GGTCTAATGTGTCAGTTCAAGGAGACATTAGTGACGAGGATGACGAGAATGAGTTCTTTGATGCGATAGAAGATCCAGAGGAGTTCATTACTGTCCCTGCTGACCCCAAGTATCACAG GAGATCTGGTAGCAATGTTAGTGCGGTCAGCAGTGAGATTGGAACAGAAGATCAGTCG TTTGATGAACAGTCTTTAGCATCCAACCCAGATTCTCCACAGTCCCTTGACGTATATCCAGTTCGGCAAAGACGGACTCGGATACCCGACAAACCCAATTATTCTCTCAACCTGTGGAGCATCATGAAGAACTGTATTGGAAAGGAGCTCTCAAAGATACCAATGCCT GTGAATTTCAATGAGCCTCTCTCAATGCTGCAACGTCTGTCTGAAGACCTGGAGTATTATGAGCTGCTGGACAAGGCTGCCAAATGTCACAGCTCTCTAGAACAGATGTGTTATGTTGCAGCTTTTACGGTCTCCTCGTATTCCACCACTGTCCATCGTACAGGCAAACCCTTCAATCCGCTACTGGGAGAAACCTTTGAGTTAGATCGTCAAAGAGAGTGCAGTTATCGTTCCCTCTGTGAGCAA GTGAGCCATCACCCCCCTGCTGCAGCTCATCATGCAGTCTCTGAAAAAGGCTGGACTCTAAGACAAGAAATTACCCTTGCCAGCAGGTTTCGGGGCAAATATCTCTCCATAATGCCTTTGG GTTCTATACAGTGTATATTTGAGAAGAGCAACAATCACTATTCTTGGAAGAAAGTGACTACCACAGTCCACAACATTATTGTGGGGAAGTTGTGGATTGATCAG TCGGGGGACATAGACGTGGTGAACCACAAGACAGGAGATCGCTGCCATCTCAAGTTTGCTCCCTACAGTTACTTCTCCAGAGATGTAGCACGAAAG GTGACAGGAGTAGTAACGGATAAGGATGGAAAGGCGCATTATGTCCTATCAGGAACATGGGATCAGAggatggagtttgccaaaatcaTGCAGAGCAGTAGAGGCGAGAATAGTGCTGAAGGCAAACAGAGGACAGTCTATCAAACGCTCAAAGCCAAAGAAATATGGAGAAAGAACACACTGCC AGATGGTACAGAGAAAATGTACTACTTCTCCTCACTGGCACTGACGCTCAATGAACCTGAAGAGGGAGTCGCACCAACAGACAGCCGGCGACGTCCCGACCAGCGGTTAATGGAGGAAGGCCGTTGGGATGAGGCAAACGTGGAGAAACAGAGACTAGAAGAAAAACAACGGAGTGCTCGGCGAGAAAGAGAAAGGGAGGCTGTTAAAGCAGCAGGCTCACCTGACGAAG CCTTCACTGAGGACTTGATCTATGATTCAACCTCAAAAAGCAAGTACCTCTCTGTCTTTCCCTGCTCTAGGTCTATGGCTTCGGTTGGCTTTCAAAACTAA
- the LOC117525771 gene encoding oxysterol-binding protein 1-like isoform X2: protein MKFGISKVLTSPSKPQVVMMSEPKSPTPTPGDTYKGWLFKWTNYIKGYQRRWFVLSNGLLSYYRTQAEMGHTCRGTINLATANISVEDSCNFVISNGGAQTYHLKASSEVERQRWITALELAKAKAVRMQTESDDSGDDCSALPPTSGQGGGSRNSEIQSTLRTLSSKVEDLGTCNDLIAKHGSALQRSLSELEGFRAAGDMSEKIRQVTERATLFRITSNAMINACRDFFTLAQAHSKRWQKALQAERDQRIRLEETLEQLAKQHNHLERAFRGATVLPASLSNSASGNKGSNVSVQGDISDEDDENEFFDAIEDPEEFITVPADPKYHRRSGSNVSAVSSEIGTEDQSFDEQSLASNPDSPQSLDVYPVRQRRTRIPDKPNYSLNLWSIMKNCIGKELSKIPMPVNFNEPLSMLQRLSEDLEYYELLDKAAKCHSSLEQMCYVAAFTVSSYSTTVHRTGKPFNPLLGETFELDRQRECSYRSLCEQVSHHPPAAAHHAVSEKGWTLRQEITLASRFRGKYLSIMPLGSIQCIFEKSNNHYSWKKVTTTVHNIIVGKLWIDQSGDIDVVNHKTGDRCHLKFAPYSYFSRDVARKVTGVVTDKDGKAHYVLSGTWDQRMEFAKIMQSSRGENSAEGKQRTVYQTLKAKEIWRKNTLPDGTEKMYYFSSLALTLNEPEEGVAPTDSRRRPDQRLMEEGRWDEANVEKQRLEEKQRSARREREREAVKAAGSPDEGVHHDNYQALWFEKVDDPVSGETMHVYKGGYWEAKERGSWHMCPDIF, encoded by the exons ATGAAGTTTGGCATATCAAAG GTTCTAACCTCACCCAGTAAGCCACAGGTTGTCATGATGTCAGAGCCAAAGTCTCCAACGCCAACTCCTGGAGACACATACAAGGGTTGGCTATTCAAGTGGACTAACTACATAAAAGGATACCAGCGACGTTGGTTTGTTCTCAGTAATGGACTACTATCCTACTACAG AACACAGGCAGAGATGGGGCACACGTGCAGAGGCACCATAAACCTGGCCACAGCCAACATCTCTGTGGAGGATTCATGTAATTTTGTCATTTCCAATGGTGGGGCACAAACCTATCACCTGAAGGCCAGCTCAGAGGTCGAGCGGCAGCGCTGGATCACTGCTCTGGAGCTCGCCAAGGCAAAGGCCGTCCGCATGCAGACTGAATCTG ACGACTCGGGTGATGACTGTTCTGCATTGCCCCCCACCTCAGGACAGGGTGGAGGCTCACGTAACTCAGAAATCCAGTCCACACTCCGCACACTAAGCAGCAAGGTGGAGGACCTCGGCACCTGCAATGATCTTATTGCCAAGCATGGCTCTGCCCTCCAAAG GTCTCTGTCAGAACTGGAGGGTTTTCGAGCTGCAGGGGACATGAGTGAAAAAATCAGACAAGTTACAGAGCGTGCCACACTATTCCGAATCACCTCTAATGCCATGATCAAT GCATGCAGGGACTTCTTCACCCTGGCCCAGGCTCACAGTAAGCGGTGGCAGAAGGCTTTACAGGCTGAAAGAGACCAAAGGATACGTTTGGAGGAGACTCTGGAGCAGCTGGCCAAACAACACAACCACTTGGAACGGGCTTTCAGAGGAGCTACTGTTCTACCTGCTTCATTAAGCAATTCTGCCTCAGGTAACAAGG GGTCTAATGTGTCAGTTCAAGGAGACATTAGTGACGAGGATGACGAGAATGAGTTCTTTGATGCGATAGAAGATCCAGAGGAGTTCATTACTGTCCCTGCTGACCCCAAGTATCACAG GAGATCTGGTAGCAATGTTAGTGCGGTCAGCAGTGAGATTGGAACAGAAGATCAGTCG TTTGATGAACAGTCTTTAGCATCCAACCCAGATTCTCCACAGTCCCTTGACGTATATCCAGTTCGGCAAAGACGGACTCGGATACCCGACAAACCCAATTATTCTCTCAACCTGTGGAGCATCATGAAGAACTGTATTGGAAAGGAGCTCTCAAAGATACCAATGCCT GTGAATTTCAATGAGCCTCTCTCAATGCTGCAACGTCTGTCTGAAGACCTGGAGTATTATGAGCTGCTGGACAAGGCTGCCAAATGTCACAGCTCTCTAGAACAGATGTGTTATGTTGCAGCTTTTACGGTCTCCTCGTATTCCACCACTGTCCATCGTACAGGCAAACCCTTCAATCCGCTACTGGGAGAAACCTTTGAGTTAGATCGTCAAAGAGAGTGCAGTTATCGTTCCCTCTGTGAGCAA GTGAGCCATCACCCCCCTGCTGCAGCTCATCATGCAGTCTCTGAAAAAGGCTGGACTCTAAGACAAGAAATTACCCTTGCCAGCAGGTTTCGGGGCAAATATCTCTCCATAATGCCTTTGG GTTCTATACAGTGTATATTTGAGAAGAGCAACAATCACTATTCTTGGAAGAAAGTGACTACCACAGTCCACAACATTATTGTGGGGAAGTTGTGGATTGATCAG TCGGGGGACATAGACGTGGTGAACCACAAGACAGGAGATCGCTGCCATCTCAAGTTTGCTCCCTACAGTTACTTCTCCAGAGATGTAGCACGAAAG GTGACAGGAGTAGTAACGGATAAGGATGGAAAGGCGCATTATGTCCTATCAGGAACATGGGATCAGAggatggagtttgccaaaatcaTGCAGAGCAGTAGAGGCGAGAATAGTGCTGAAGGCAAACAGAGGACAGTCTATCAAACGCTCAAAGCCAAAGAAATATGGAGAAAGAACACACTGCC AGATGGTACAGAGAAAATGTACTACTTCTCCTCACTGGCACTGACGCTCAATGAACCTGAAGAGGGAGTCGCACCAACAGACAGCCGGCGACGTCCCGACCAGCGGTTAATGGAGGAAGGCCGTTGGGATGAGGCAAACGTGGAGAAACAGAGACTAGAAGAAAAACAACGGAGTGCTCGGCGAGAAAGAGAAAGGGAGGCTGTTAAAGCAGCAGGCTCACCTGACGAAG
- the sart1 gene encoding U4/U6.U5 tri-snRNP-associated protein 1: MGSSKKHKEKNRDKDTEDRRREHKKHRHKERDRDAADRDGPRERDKRKRSRSRERSGRESRSKGEKSSGELRVKKEKVDRSYEDTSNDVGPTSASGDASLSIEETNKLRAKLGLKPLELNENKKELGTKDEPLVAETINPVLIQQQKEMREKLAAMKEKRLLNQKLGKVKSLAEDDWLDNTLAWVERSRKLAREKEMAEKRAKLLQEMDEEFGVSALVEQEFAQSKMDSYTSQHLKGLKVQHKVESFNEGQSVILTLQDKGVLEEEEDVLINVGLVDKEKAERNVELKKKKPDYKPYEEEESVDDMIVFKPRSVLAKYDEEIEGEKKKSFRLSTGGLADGGHVKELQAMRETLRCQAQSLQMPGLILASEYLTPQEMVGFKKTKRRVKKIRKKEKQTFADELVDDTRHSDFGSRTRGRGRRQMDDDADEVKEESEATHDNPQLSDDVRAAEMDISEDEDFTPTEPAVIEEDEAEQELQKQLEKQRKLKQKQLLKDSGEKVAEQIIMLSRADNDNDPERRNNIVFNATSEFCRTLGDIPTYGLSGNREDQEDIMDFEQDAEKEDAGGSDSDMDENIGWSTVNLDEEQKQPDFSTASTTILDEEPIVNSGLAAALLLCKNKGLLDTQMQKVARVKAPKGALPNGNYCIEDKMGFDDKYSRREEYRGFTQDFKEKESYKPDVKIEYVDESGRKLAPKEAFRQLSHRFHGKGSGKMKTERRMKKLEEEALLKKMSSSDTPLGTVALLQEKQKSQKTPYIVLSGSGKSMNANTITK, from the coding sequence atgggctcatcaAAGAAACACAAAGAAAAGAACCGCGACAAGGATACAGAAGATCGCCGCCGCGAACATAAGAAACATCGGCACAAGGAGAGGGACAGAGATGCTGCGGATCGAGACGGGCCTCGAGAAAGAGACAAACGGAAACGCTCCAGGTCCCGAGAGAGAAGCGGACGGGAGAGCCGCAGCAAAGGTGAAAAGAGCAGCGGGGAGCTCCGGGTGAAGAAGGAGAAAGTTGATCGCAGTTATGAGGACACCAGTAACGACGTGGGGCCTACGTCTGCCAGCGGAGACGCTTCTCTCAGCATCGAGGAGACAAACAAACTCCGAGCCAAGCTGGGTCTGAAGCCTTTGGAGTTAAACGAGAACAAAAAAGAGCTCGGGACCAAAGATGAGCCGCTTGTGGCTGAGACGATCAACCCTGTTCTCATACAGCAGCAGAAAGAGATGAGAGAAAAGCTCGCTGCCATGAAAGAAAAACGCCTCCTCAACCAAAAATTGGGcaaagtgaaaagccttgcagagGATGACTGGCTCGACAACACGCTTGCTTGGGTGGAAAGAAGCCGAAAACTtgcaagagagaaagagatggcAGAGAAACGTGCCAAACTTCTGCAAGAGATGGATGAAGAGTTCGGCGTGAGCGCTCTGGTTGAACAGGAGTTTGCACAAAGCAAGATGGATTCTTATACATCTCAGCATCTCAAGGGACTCAAGgtacaacacaaggtggagtcctTCAATGAGGGCCAGTCTGTCATCTTAACTCTACAAGACAAAGGCGTACTTGAAGAGGAGGAAGATGTGCTCATAAATGTGGGTCTTGTTGACAAAGAGAAAGCAGAACGAAACGTggagttaaaaaagaaaaagccagATTACAAGCCCTATGAAGAGGAGGAGAGTGTTGACGACATGATTGTTTTTAAGCCCCGGTCTGTGCTGGCAAAGTACGATGAAGAGATAGAGGGTGAAAAGAAAAAGAGTTTCCGGTTGAGCACAGGTGGCTTGGCTGACGGGGGGCACGTGAAAGAGCTCCAGGCCATGAGAGAAACTCTGCGATGTCAGGCACAGTCCTTGCAAATGCCTGGACTCATTCTGGCCTCAGAATACTTGACGCCCCAAGAAATGGTGGGCTTCAAAAAAACAAAGCGACGCGTGAAGAAAATCAGGAAGAAGGAGAAGCAGACATTTGCAGATGAACTTGTCGACGACACACGCCACTCTGACTTTGGCTCAAGGACACGCGGCCGTGGCCGCAGACAGAtggatgatgatgctgatgaagttaaagaggagaGTGAAGCGACCCATGATAACCCCCAATTGTCTGATGATGTTAGGGCAGCAGAAATGGACATAAGTGAAGACGAGGACTTCACACCTACTGAGCCAGCTGTAATTGAGGAAGATGAGGCAGAGCAGGAGCTGCAGAAACAGCTGGAGAAGCAGAGGAAGCTGAAGCAAAAGCAGCTTCTCAAAGACTCTGGTGAGAAGGTGGCAGAGCAGATCATAATGCTCAGTAGAGCTGACAATGACAATGATCCAGAGAGGCGCAACAACATTGTTTTTAACGCCACCTCTGAGTTTTGCAGAACTCTGGGTGATATTCCTACTTACGGCCTTTCAGGCAACAGAGAGGACCAAGAGGACATCATGGATTTTGAACAAGATGCCGAAAAAGAGGATGCCGGGGGCTCTGACTCAGACATGGATGAGAACATTGGGTGGAGCACAGTCAACTTGGACGAGGAGCAGAAGCAACCCGATTTCTCCACTGCCTCCACCACAATTTTGGATGAAGAGCCCATTGTCAACTCTGGCCTGGCTGCTGCATTGCTACTATGCAAAAACAAAGGTCTGTTGGACACACAAATGCAGAAAGTAGCACGTGTCAAAGCTCCAAAAGGTGCCCTGCCCAATGGCAACTACTGCATCGAGGACAAGATGGGTTTCGATGACAAGTACAGTCGTAGAGAAGAATACAGAGGCTTCACACAAGACTTCAAGGAGAAAGAAAGCTATAAACCTGACGTCAAGATTGAATATGTCGACGAGTCAGGGAGGAAACTCGCCCCCAAAGAAGCTTTCAGGCAGCTTTCACATCGATTCCATGGGAAAGGGTCTGGAAAGATGAAGACTGAGCGGAGGATGAAAAAGTTGGAAGAAGAGGCCCTGCTGaagaagatgagcagcagcgATACACCTCTAGGGACAGTTGCTTTGcttcaagaaaaacagaaatctcAGAAAACACCATATATTGTCCTTAGTGGGAGTGGAAAAAGTATGAATGCAAACACCATCACCAAATAG